The Geomonas ferrireducens DNA segment CATACATCGCATCGGGAGCCAGGTCGAGATCTCCCGGCCAGGTCACCGCTCCCAAGTGTAGTGCTACCTGTGCGAACAACGCTTCGTCACGGAGGACTTCGAAGACGCCAGCCTCAGGAGAATTGATGAACCCGCCCATGAAGACGACACCTTCCGTTCCGTCATTGAAGCGCACCCTGAGTCTGTAACCTGGCAGGTGGGAGACGGAAGCCACCCGCCAATCCGCAGCAGGCACGACGGTCGGCACTACATCTATACCAGTGGGGAGATCTTTTCCGGCATCTGTGTTTTTTCGCATAGCTCCCAATCCTTCAGCAACTCGTCCCTATGGAGGTTTGCCCACTCCAGAACCAACCACAACGCGCGGTTCGGCAGACGTCCCCTTATCACTTCAAGTGTCTGGATGTTTATCAGTGCCTCGAATTCAGCGTAAAGAGCATGAAAGTGAGGAGGGGCGTGATCCGCCCAGAACATCTGGATGACGATTCCG contains these protein-coding regions:
- a CDS encoding DUF2442 domain-containing protein produces the protein MRKNTDAGKDLPTGIDVVPTVVPAADWRVASVSHLPGYRLRVRFNDGTEGVVFMGGFINSPEAGVFEVLRDEALFAQVALHLGAVTWPGDLDLAPDAMYEAIRKTGEFRP
- a CDS encoding DUF4160 domain-containing protein; translation: MPTISMFYGIVIQMFWADHAPPHFHALYAEFEALINIQTLEVIRGRLPNRALWLVLEWANLHRDELLKDWELCEKTQMPEKISPLV